A single Penaeus chinensis breed Huanghai No. 1 chromosome 7, ASM1920278v2, whole genome shotgun sequence DNA region contains:
- the LOC125027053 gene encoding FAD synthase-like isoform X2, which produces MRGGRRGAAIKSVNPARRSVTPAVNTLGRRGCCRASSPGVLRGLHTAFVRMSEQNGFPEASSVPTAGIIIIGDEILKGQTRDTNTHFLSKNLHSFGVKVQRVSVIPDDVPTIAREVAKFSKAYTFVLTSGGIGPTHDDLTFEGVAAAFEEKVHPHPLLVQLISGFFKTEDLSSPVMKMAHIPESAELHFGEDKSKGVKSRYPIISVKNVTIFPGVPHLLERAFALLGEKLFHRPGMGFKVHRVFLTADEVSIATYLNDTVAKYPSVSFGSYPKLFHSYYKTKITMESLDEEILQEAEQYFKSQLEEGTVIDYKEDTVTSPWDYIDHLSALNPSLEAPLQEALDILNQCFDRYSPEEICICYNGGKDCLVVLHLAYAIMQKKHPKNKLQAIYITEPKAFPQVTEFVQHSVNRYDLDCDIIPGPMKAALAKVLENRPKIKAMIMGTRRSDPYSDELDFFSPTDNDWPAMMRVNPVLNWKYSNVWDLIRGLYLPYCPLYDRGYTSLGSQDNTLPNPLLEARDRIGQVVYLPAYTLKEEDMERKGRISSKH; this is translated from the exons ATGAGG GGAGGACGGCGGGGTGCTGCCATCAAGTCTGTCAACCCGGCCAGGCGATCTGTGACGCCAGCAGTAAATACACTTGGGAGAAGAGGGTGTTGCAGAGCTTCCTCCCCAGGCGTCCTCAGAGGCCTTCATACCGCCTTCGTCAGGATGAGTGAGCAGAACGGCTTCCCGGAGGCGTCCTCTGTCCCTACAGCTGGCATTATCA TAATTGGTGATGAGATCTTGAAAGGCCAAACTCGTGATACAAACACCCACTTTCTATCAAAGAATCTACATAGTTTTGGTGTAAAAGTTCAAAGG GTTTCTGTGATACCAGATGATGTGCCAACCATAGCAAGAGAAGTAGCCAAATTTTCCAAGGCATACACATTTGTCCTAACATCAGGTGGCATTGGTCCCACTCATGATGACCTTACATTTGAGG GAGTTGCAGCTGCTTTTGAAGAGAAAGTCCACCCACACCCATTGTTAGTCCAGCTCATAAGCGGGTTTTTCAAAACTGAGGATCTCAGCTCTCCAGTTATGAAGATGGCTCAT ATTCCAGAGAGTGCAGAGCTTCACTTTGGAGAGGATAAATCAAAGGGTGTTAAATCACGTTACCCAATAATTTCAGTGAAGAACGTGACAATATTTCCTGGAGTTCCACATCTGCTTGAGAGAGCCTTTGCATTACTTGGAGAG AAACTATTCCACAGGCCTGGCATGGGTTTTAAAGTCCATCGTGTGTTCCTTACTGCTGATGAAGTCAGCATTGCAACATATTTAAATGACACTGTTGCCAAATATCCATCTGTGTCTTTTGGCTCATATCCCAAGTTATTTCATAG TTATTACAAAACTAAGATTACTATGGAGTCACTGGATGAGGAAATATTACAGGAGGCTGAACAGTATTTCAAAAGCCAACTTGAAGAag GAACAGTGATTGACTACAAGGAAGACACTGTCACTTCACCATGGGACTACATTGATCATCTTTCTGCTTTAAATCCTTCTCTGGAAGCTCCACTTCAAGAAGCACTGGATATCTTAAACCAATGTTTTGACAGATACAG CCCTGAGGAAATCTGCATATGTTATAATGGTGGGAAAGATTGTCTGGTTGTACTACACTTGGCATATGCTATAATGCAGAAGAAACATCCCAAGAACAAGCTTCAAGCTATTTATATAACTGAACCGAAAGCTTTTCCACAAGTCACAGAATTTGTACAACATTCTGTAAATAG GTATGACTTGGATTGTGATATTATACCAGGGCCCATGAAGGCAGCTTTAGCAAAGGTTCTGGAAAATAGACCAAAGATCAAAGCGATGATTATGGGCACTCGTCGTAGTGATCCATACTCTG ATGAGTTGGACTTTTTCTCTCCAACGGATAATGATTGGCCAGCTATGATGCGAGTTAATCCTGTTCTCAATTGGAAATATAGTAATGTATGGGATTTAATTCGAGGCCTTTATCTTCCTTATTGTCCTTTGTATGACAGAGG GTATACATCTCTAGGAAGCCAAGACAACACTTTACCCAATCCTCTATTGGAGGCGAGAGATCGCATTGGTCAGGTTGTCTACCTTCCTGCATACACTCTGAAAGAAGAGGACATGGAACGTAAAGGTCGCATCTCCAGTAAACACTGA
- the LOC125027053 gene encoding FAD synthase-like isoform X1, with product MNLISQVLWQGGRRGAAIKSVNPARRSVTPAVNTLGRRGCCRASSPGVLRGLHTAFVRMSEQNGFPEASSVPTAGIIIIGDEILKGQTRDTNTHFLSKNLHSFGVKVQRVSVIPDDVPTIAREVAKFSKAYTFVLTSGGIGPTHDDLTFEGVAAAFEEKVHPHPLLVQLISGFFKTEDLSSPVMKMAHIPESAELHFGEDKSKGVKSRYPIISVKNVTIFPGVPHLLERAFALLGEKLFHRPGMGFKVHRVFLTADEVSIATYLNDTVAKYPSVSFGSYPKLFHSYYKTKITMESLDEEILQEAEQYFKSQLEEGTVIDYKEDTVTSPWDYIDHLSALNPSLEAPLQEALDILNQCFDRYSPEEICICYNGGKDCLVVLHLAYAIMQKKHPKNKLQAIYITEPKAFPQVTEFVQHSVNRYDLDCDIIPGPMKAALAKVLENRPKIKAMIMGTRRSDPYSDELDFFSPTDNDWPAMMRVNPVLNWKYSNVWDLIRGLYLPYCPLYDRGYTSLGSQDNTLPNPLLEARDRIGQVVYLPAYTLKEEDMERKGRISSKH from the exons ATGAACCTAATCAGTCAGGTGCTGTGGCAGGGAGGACGGCGGGGTGCTGCCATCAAGTCTGTCAACCCGGCCAGGCGATCTGTGACGCCAGCAGTAAATACACTTGGGAGAAGAGGGTGTTGCAGAGCTTCCTCCCCAGGCGTCCTCAGAGGCCTTCATACCGCCTTCGTCAGGATGAGTGAGCAGAACGGCTTCCCGGAGGCGTCCTCTGTCCCTACAGCTGGCATTATCA TAATTGGTGATGAGATCTTGAAAGGCCAAACTCGTGATACAAACACCCACTTTCTATCAAAGAATCTACATAGTTTTGGTGTAAAAGTTCAAAGG GTTTCTGTGATACCAGATGATGTGCCAACCATAGCAAGAGAAGTAGCCAAATTTTCCAAGGCATACACATTTGTCCTAACATCAGGTGGCATTGGTCCCACTCATGATGACCTTACATTTGAGG GAGTTGCAGCTGCTTTTGAAGAGAAAGTCCACCCACACCCATTGTTAGTCCAGCTCATAAGCGGGTTTTTCAAAACTGAGGATCTCAGCTCTCCAGTTATGAAGATGGCTCAT ATTCCAGAGAGTGCAGAGCTTCACTTTGGAGAGGATAAATCAAAGGGTGTTAAATCACGTTACCCAATAATTTCAGTGAAGAACGTGACAATATTTCCTGGAGTTCCACATCTGCTTGAGAGAGCCTTTGCATTACTTGGAGAG AAACTATTCCACAGGCCTGGCATGGGTTTTAAAGTCCATCGTGTGTTCCTTACTGCTGATGAAGTCAGCATTGCAACATATTTAAATGACACTGTTGCCAAATATCCATCTGTGTCTTTTGGCTCATATCCCAAGTTATTTCATAG TTATTACAAAACTAAGATTACTATGGAGTCACTGGATGAGGAAATATTACAGGAGGCTGAACAGTATTTCAAAAGCCAACTTGAAGAag GAACAGTGATTGACTACAAGGAAGACACTGTCACTTCACCATGGGACTACATTGATCATCTTTCTGCTTTAAATCCTTCTCTGGAAGCTCCACTTCAAGAAGCACTGGATATCTTAAACCAATGTTTTGACAGATACAG CCCTGAGGAAATCTGCATATGTTATAATGGTGGGAAAGATTGTCTGGTTGTACTACACTTGGCATATGCTATAATGCAGAAGAAACATCCCAAGAACAAGCTTCAAGCTATTTATATAACTGAACCGAAAGCTTTTCCACAAGTCACAGAATTTGTACAACATTCTGTAAATAG GTATGACTTGGATTGTGATATTATACCAGGGCCCATGAAGGCAGCTTTAGCAAAGGTTCTGGAAAATAGACCAAAGATCAAAGCGATGATTATGGGCACTCGTCGTAGTGATCCATACTCTG ATGAGTTGGACTTTTTCTCTCCAACGGATAATGATTGGCCAGCTATGATGCGAGTTAATCCTGTTCTCAATTGGAAATATAGTAATGTATGGGATTTAATTCGAGGCCTTTATCTTCCTTATTGTCCTTTGTATGACAGAGG GTATACATCTCTAGGAAGCCAAGACAACACTTTACCCAATCCTCTATTGGAGGCGAGAGATCGCATTGGTCAGGTTGTCTACCTTCCTGCATACACTCTGAAAGAAGAGGACATGGAACGTAAAGGTCGCATCTCCAGTAAACACTGA